Below is a genomic region from Planctomycetota bacterium.
GTCGGAACCATCTGGCCCTTGCGGCCCTTGAGGGCCAGATAGGCCCCATCCTTGTCGAGCGTCACGATGATGGCATCCAGCCGAAGGCTCTTGAGCAATCGCCCTGCCGCTCGGCGCAGGGCCTCGGGACGCGCGACCGAGTGGCCCGACGCCATCTCCGTTTCCAGGCGGTTGGGCGTCAGCAGCGTCGCTCCGCGGTATTTCGCATAGTCCCGGTCCTTGATGGGGTCAACGAGGACGGGCACCCGTCGCCGGCGGGCGGCGCGGATAATGGCCTGCGTGAGGCGCGGCGTCAGGACGCCTTTGTTGTAATCGCTGAGGAGGACGGCCTGGAAGCGGCGCAAGCCCTTGCGGATTCCCGCCAGGAGACGGTCTTCCGCCTCGGCCGGAATCGGCGCCACCTGTTCCTCATCCACGCGCAGGACCTGCTGCGGGATGCGGTGCTGGGCGCGGCCGACAAAGCGCGTCTTGACCGTCGTGGGCCGACCCGCAAGCCGGACGACCCCGGAGGTTCTCGCGCCGGCCGCCTTGAGATAGCCCATGACCTGGCGTCCGACGTCGTCGCGCCCGACGACGCTGAACACGGAGACGTCGGCCCCGAGGGCGCGGAGATTGTTGACGACGGATCCCGCGCCGCCGAGGCGGCACTCCTGGCTCGCCACGCGGAGCACCTGGATGGGGGCCTCCGGGCTGATGCGTTCCGCGTCGCCGAATACGTAGCGGTCCAGCATGAGGTCGCCGACTACGCCGAGGCGCGGGCGACCGAGGCGGTCAACCAGGTCGATCAGGTGGCGATACACTCCTGCCTCCTACCGGGATTCAAGTTCCATGAGGATCCGGTGCCGCAGCAACGGGATCAGAAACTCGTGCTGGCCCGTGAGCGCGATGCCGCGATCCGTCGGCCGCGCAAGGACGTTCTCGCGCGGCCGGTAATGCTGAATCTGGTCCAGGTTGGCGGTCACCATGTTCTCGAGTTTGGCGCCGAGGTTCGTCGCCACGGTATATGCTTTCATGAAGACCTCGGGGAGGATGACGGCGGATCCGACGTTGATCCAGACGCCGTCAGCCATGTCGGCGACGGCGGCGCAGAGTTTACGGAAATCGAGCATCGACGCCTCGCCGATCGCCGCCCCGTCGGCCTCGGGATGCATGTGCCAGGTGTCCGTTCCGATCGCCACGTGGACCGTGGCGAGGCAATCGAGGCGGCTCGCGGCCGCCAGAACGCTCTTGGCGGCATGCGGAAATTCGGTTGCCGCCTCGTTCACCAGATCGCCGATGGCCTGGCCCAGTCCGCGGTGCCGGCCCAGACGGGCCGCGTCATTCAGGTAGCCCGGCGTTTCCTCGACCATGCCGAATCGCCCGTCGCGCATCGTGGCCGCCGGGTCCTCGCTCGTTTCGCCGTGGTAGGCCAGTTCGAGGTCGTGGATGGCCCCAGCCCCGTGCGTCGCAACGACCGTCACGACGCCGCGCTCCATCAGGTCAATGAGCACAGGCCCCAGGCCGCATTTGACGACGTGCCCCCCGAACGCGACCGCCACCGGGGCGTCCTTGCGGACGGCCTCGGCGACGGCCAGCGCCAGGTCCGCCAATCCCTTCGTGGCGGGCGTGGCGGGCAGCGATTCGAAGAACTCGCCCAGGGTCGCCTCCGGCCCTGCCGGCGCCGCCAGGTCCTCCAGGGAGACCTTGTGTCGGCGTTCGGCGATGGGGAAAGACTTCAGGCTCGCCAGGTCGATCGGCTGGTAAGTTTTGCGCCGGCGCATTCCCTTTTCACCTCCGCAGGGTCAGCACGCCCGTGTCCGGCACGTTCGGCCTCGGCATGTGTGCAAACCCGAATGACGAAATCCGAATGACGAGTGAATGACGAATGACGAAGCCCGAAGAACGACCTTCCGCCGCCTGGGCGCGGCTGCTTCGTCATTCGGGCTTCGGAATTCTCTCGTCATTCGGTCCTCGTCATTCGTCATTTCCTTCCGGCCCGCCTGTTGTTACGGCAGGCAGGAGGGACCGGACCGCCCGGCGCAGCACCTGGTCGCCCTCGACCATCGCCATGCGGATCTCGAGGGCGACGATCTCAACGGCCGGCCGCTTCTTTCGGTCGGCAAGCAACGGCTCCCATTTTACATAATCCTTGCCCGTCGTCACAAGCCTCTTGAGCCCCGCGGACCGCGCCGCCGACAGCAGCCGGTCCACGTCCGCCGACGAATAGGCATGATGATCCGGAAAAACGTCCCACAAATCGGCCCGCGCGCCCAGCCGCTCCAGCGTCGCGCGAAACGCTTCCGGGTTTCCGATGCCGCACGCCGCCGCCACCGTCTCGCCGCGGAGCGATTCCGGCGCCTCGCGCGATCCGTCCGCACGCACCAGGGCGCTCGGCTGGTGCTGGGCGACGAGGATCGGCACGCCGGACCGAACCAGCCCATGCAAACGGCCCTTCAGCGCGTCAATCTCCTGGGGCCCGACGAGTTCCGCTCGCGTGATCACCACCAGGTCCGCCCGCCGAAGAGCCGACGGCGGTTCCCGCAAGAGGCCCCTCGGCAGGACGTGCCCATGGCCGAACGGCTGAAGCGCGTCCACCAGGACGATGTCCAGGTCGCGCGCCAGGCGCCGGTGCTGGAACCCGTCGTCCAGGATCGCCAGGTCGCACGGGTGCCGCCACATCCAGTCGTGGATCGCCTGCCAGCGGTTGTGATTCTGGACGCAGGGAACGCCGGGGCAGAGGCGCGCCAATTCCATCGTCTCCTCGTTCGGCGCGCCGGA
It encodes:
- a CDS encoding PfkB family carbohydrate kinase — encoded protein: MYRHLIDLVDRLGRPRLGVVGDLMLDRYVFGDAERISPEAPIQVLRVASQECRLGGAGSVVNNLRALGADVSVFSVVGRDDVGRQVMGYLKAAGARTSGVVRLAGRPTTVKTRFVGRAQHRIPQQVLRVDEEQVAPIPAEAEDRLLAGIRKGLRRFQAVLLSDYNKGVLTPRLTQAIIRAARRRRVPVLVDPIKDRDYAKYRGATLLTPNRLETEMASGHSVARPEALRRAAGRLLKSLRLDAIIVTLDKDGAYLALKGRKGQMVPT
- the lpxK gene encoding tetraacyldisaccharide 4'-kinase; protein product: SGAPNEETMELARLCPGVPCVQNHNRWQAIHDWMWRHPCDLAILDDGFQHRRLARDLDIVLVDALQPFGHGHVLPRGLLREPPSALRRADLVVITRAELVGPQEIDALKGRLHGLVRSGVPILVAQHQPSALVRADGSREAPESLRGETVAAACGIGNPEAFRATLERLGARADLWDVFPDHHAYSSADVDRLLSAARSAGLKRLVTTGKDYVKWEPLLADRKKRPAVEIVALEIRMAMVEGDQVLRRAVRSLLPAVTTGGPEGNDE